The DNA sequence taaaataaatttatactattttatataataataatatatccgCGCAACCCCTGCGGGCAAACGACTAGTTAATCAATATTTCTGGTCATCGATCCCTCGCATATTTATTCCGTTGCATTTTCGTTTTTTCCATCAAAAGATTTTTGTTGGCTATTACACTATTCACATGGCTAATCGCTAAAAGCCTAAACCGAGCGCTTGGCTCTCTGCTTCGCTTCGCTGTACGTCTCAGAACTTGCCCAAAACTTGTCATCTAGAAACGGCACTTGAACACTGGACTTAAGTCTGAGATCGAATGTGACCCCCTCGCTTTGCTCTCTCTGTACCTTGATCTTCTCTGATTCTTCATTTCTGCATTGACActtgtttcttcttcttcttcttccgaATATTTTGGTGTTTTCCTTGGAGTTTTAAGTCTGTATAGCGAGAGATGATGGGGTCAGCTTCGTTCTCGTCTCCGCTCTGCACGTGGCTGGTGGCGGCTTGCATGTCGTTTACGTGCGATAAGGATAACTGGACCAGTTCCCACGCGTTTCCTTCATCGCCACCGGGCAATGGACTCAGCCGCTCTACTCGCAGACGAAGAGCTCTTCTCTCCAAATATAACAACTGCAGTTCTGCTGCTGCTACTTGCTCTGAATTTCCGCCCAAATGTTTGTCCTCTGTCTTCTGTGGATCTGGCTTTCAAGGATTGATGACTTCTTGCTTGGCTCTGGAGCCCTGTGGTCACTACTACAGCTCCAATGGCCTTTTTCGATCCAGAAATTTCAATCGCAAGCACCGAAGACTCAATCGGCTTCATCATTCCGGTAATTATTTTTCGTGATTTTTCTTTGTTTGGCCTTTCTTTGCACTCATTTTAAGCTTGATTTGATGTTTatttttagtttgatttagtgacttttcattttcttattaattttgtTTGTTGCATTCGGCAATTGGAATCTTGATTTCATCTTTTCTTTTAACCGATTATTGAATGTTTTCCATTAAGCAAAATTAATCTACAtggttattttatatttaattattatcattGTTTAGATTTCATGAGGACTATTGTTTTAGCTTATCGTTTTGTTtctcttttcattttctcttctttctGCGCCTGTTAGTTTCAACTAGCTCGCATTGCAGCTAATTTATTTGCTACTTGCACAGATTATGTTTCCATTAAGATATTGCTGGAGTTTAAGTCACCAAAAGTAGTAAAACTTAGGTGGTTTTGGTTGGTTGATTTCTCCTCGTATGATGCGTTTAGATTGGAATTGAAGTTTGTAGCCTCATTGTTAAATATCTGAAAATCATGCCCCTGTATCTTCCTCGCTCGCGTAAGATTGCTCCTGTCCAGCTATCTAGTACGTGTAGTTGGTCAACTGACAATATGTACGTGACATATTCACTCATTTTGTGGTTTAAATTTGGAAAATTTTTAGGGGAAGTCGTGGCAGTAGCTATGAAATCCGAAAAGGAAGTTACAACAAAGGAAAAACCTGTTAGGAAGCAAAGGCGAGTGGTTGTGACAGGTATGGGTGTTGTGACACCCCTTGGTCATGATCCTGATGTCTTCTACAATAATTTGCTAGGAGGAGTAAGTGGCATAACTCAGATAGAGGCTTTTGACTGTGCCCAATTTCCAAcggtaaattttattgaaaatgtAATTGTTATAAATTTTGCAGTTACAATTTTGTCCTTGCCTTTCTGATTTGTTCTTTTTACctttttttcagagaatagcTGGAGAGATCAAGTCTTTCTCAACTGATGGATGGATTGCACCAAAACTGTCCAAGAGAATGGACAAATTCATGCTTTACATGCTTACTGCTGGCAAAAAAGCCTTGGCCGATGGTGGCATCACTGAAGATATAATGGATGAATTGGATAAAACCAAATGTGGAGTTGTGATTGGCTCTGCAATGGGTGGCATGAAGGTAACTCTGAGCTTCCCACAGGTTGACACATCAACCTGTCATATTAAATAATGGTCCTTCAGAAACTTACCTAAGCCTGTCCTGACCAAATTTAAGATTGCCTTGTCAAATAGGGTATCAGCAAATCTGTACACTTTTTTTTGCATTTACTAACTTCAACCTAGAAACACCGCCAACATTATTTAACATGCTTTAGAAAAATGGAAGCTCTTTCTGATTCCAAGGTGTACCTTCTCCTTGTAGAAGACTGGCTCATGTCTATCTTTGATCTCAATGTCTAGAATACTTCCTCCAGGAATGTTTTTGTTAGAAAATTTGCATCCATGCTTCAATACCCTAATGGGACTCACAGGACACTGAGATGTGGCAAAAGGGTTTATTCTgtgatatattaatttttttaatggacTGCCTTCGGGTGTTCATGAATAGGTTTTGAACGACGGAATTGAAGCACTAAGGATCTCATACAAGAAGATGAATCCTTTCTGTGTACCTTTTGCAACTACAAATATGGGTTCTGCGATGCTTGCAATGGACCTGGTAAGCTTTTTAACTTTAAGAGAGTTACAATATCAAAGACTtagcatttttttttccaaagcaAAGACTTAGCATAGTGGAGTTTTTTTAgactgatttattttaaaaactgCAGGGTTGGATGGGACCAAACTATTCAATTTCTACTGCTTGTGCTACCAGCAATTTTTGTATACTGAATGCAGCAAACCACATCATTAGAGGCGAGGCTGTGAGTATCTTGCATCTAGTACATTCTGAACGGTGCATAAGATATTTTACGCACCAATTTATGTGTACCTTTTACTTTATTTCAAAATTCTTTTGAACATGTAGAACATCATGCTTTGTGGTGGCTCGGATGCAGCAATCATACCTATTGGTAACTCCTCATTCCTCCCATAAATTTATACAACTCTTGCTTCCACTTAGGCATCACATGCCATGAACTCAGCATTCTCATTTTCTTATATTTGTTGCAGGCTTGGGAGGCTTTGTAGCTTGCAGAGCACTTTCTCAGAGGAATGATGATCCAATGAAAGCTTCACGACCTTGGGATATGGTAAATTATCAATGATCTTTCCATCTACTACTTTTTCATTGTGCATATCTCAAAACTTGTGGAAACTTCCTGAGTGAAACTTTGTTTAGTTGTGTCAGGGAaagaaagatttgataaacAGAAGCATATCAATTTTCGTAAATGAGGACTACCTTCACAATTGAATGGCAAAATATTTGTTTTATCTCACTTTATGGATCAATTTATTGCCTAAATCTCTTATCATGGGTTTTAATGCTTCATATGTCACAGTGAACTTCTGAATTTGTGTTTATATActtattaaaaagttttaaaactGTTATTTACTTTTGCACTTGAATTACGGTATCTAATTTGATTTTTCTCGGTGTTAAACAGAATCGGGATGGATTTGTGATGGGGGAAGGAGCTGGTGTTCTACTTTTAGAGGAACTAGAACATGCTAAGGTATGTGAATGATTGAATTCAACCAAGCCATGCCAAGGGCCTGGCATTTGCCTTATATTCAATATGGTGTCAGTATCTGGTTCCTTTGTTTAGCGTCTTTTTAAGGATTAGTACCTTGTTCTctgattaataatttatattggtGCATTTATTCACTTTCACCATATGTCTCTTATTTTCTCTATCACTTCCACCTCTGTCTTCTAACATGTTGTCTTTCTTTATGAACCCTAAAACAGTAATATAAACCATAAAATTGTACAGCAAGGATCTTTTTTTTGTTGAATTAATTCATCTATGGGTTAATATCTGATTTGCAGAAAAGAGGTGCAAATATCTATGTGGAATTTCTTGGAGGAAGCTTTACCTGTGATGCCTATCACATGACTGAACCACATCCTGATGGTAATGTGCAGCTTCTAGATTACTTGCAGTTTTACATCAAGTCTGTGTGAGCTTGGAAATTCTAAGATGTCCTGAAGGATATTGTTGTTATTTCTTTTCACTATCTTCTTCCTGTGTTCATGTCATGTTTTCAGGTATTCTTATGTGGCTTATCTATGAGATAACAACAGTATTAGTTGTTATCTTGAATCCATTTGTACTGGACTAATGTATAAACGCATGCTTATTGTGGCTCCTGCTATCATGGTAGAGTGGGGTTCTTGTTATTATTGCCACATATGTTTTCAGAGTGCCATGTTAGGGATAGTATAGAACTTTTGCTAATTTTCGGTGTATCTGATGCAAATTCATCCAACAGTCTACCAAGGCTTCTATGAACCTAGTAAAAGTGGAATTTAGGTTGGTTGAGCTTAATATCCTACCAGGAAAAAAAAGGGGAGCTATTAATAAACATATGGATCAGTTTGGAATTAAAATAGTTGGTACAAGGCAATGTTGAGCACTTGAGCAGAGTTGAATTACATAAGAAAGCTTTTGAGGATCCACCACTTGTGTTTGTCACGTAACATTATTTCTATTATTGAACTCTTGGTGCTTGCTCATATTTGTTTTCTTTCGTAAACTCAATTACTGTTTAATAATATCTTTTGAGATTGAGTTACTGTCTATTATATTATTCGTAAAGTACTGCTTTAGAATCCAACAACCTGTTGTTTGTCCACTATAACTTTTATGTCAGCAGAATTATATTGTGTAATATATGGTAACAGACAAATTTAGGAACACTGAGAAAGCATATTGATGTAAATCACCagttatagatatatatatccAAAGAAGTCTTTTCTGTGTCCTAGTGGCATATTACTTATTTCTTTACATTCTCTTTTCTGCATTAGTTCTGAATGGCAAGGAGTCTTGATCTACAAGTCTGGGTTTATTAAACCAAGTGGAATCTTGCAAATTACGTTTGTGGTCTGTAAATAGAGGCTCACTTGCATTCATGATGAAATGGAAGAATGGAATAAAATGTTTGGTTTCAATTTGTGGCATCTATCTTTAAAAGGATTTTTAAATTACCAATTGCCACCATTGTATAAACTTATCTTATCATGACATTCTTTTTAAGCAGATGAAATCAAGTCTCTGAATCAGTTACCATTCTACAAATTACACCAAGCAAATTAATTATTTCTAATCAGATCTTCCTATTTTGCTGTATTTTCCATCCACAAAGAGCATTTAAGTCCACCTAACATCTTGTTTCCCCACTCAACAGGAGTTGGTGTCAGTCTCTGTATAGAGAAGGCATTAATCCAATCTGGGGTATCTAAGGAGGATGTGAATTACATAAATGCACATGCTACGTCCACCCCAGCTGGTGACCTTAAAGAGTATGAAGCCCTCATGCGTTGTTTTGGTCAAAAGCCTGATGTAAGATGAATTTTCTTCTTACGTATGTGAATCACCTTTTACAAACATTTCAAGTTTATTATTCTTATGAGATCTTCCCCGTTTATAGTTGAGAGTGAACTCCACAAAATCCATGACTGGCCATCTACTGGGAGCAGCTGGTGCTGTGGAAGCTATTGCAGCAATACAGGTAACATTTTTAGTAGGATGCTGTTGCAGATTTAAAATATTGAGCAAGTAACCTCCCCAAACAACTGCCCCTAAACCCCCCCTCCCCCCTCTCCCAAAAAGGGAAAAGAGAGACCAATACACACACATATAACTATAGTTactgattttttattttgttacttttgtagGCAATAAGGACAGGGTGGATTCATCCAAACATCAATCTGGAAAATCCAGATCAAGGCGTGGTATTTTTCCTCCTATGCTTTTCTGAATTATGTTTCTATGATTCCTTATGGTGGGTAGCTTGCTTCTCAACCAAGGCAAAATTAACTTCACAATTTGTTagttttcaaaatatttaatgcTTCTAACATATCAATTCAGGACACAAAAGTTCTGGTTGGTCCAAAGAAAGAGAGATTGGACATCAAGGTTGCATTGTCCAACTCATTTGGGTTTGGTGGCCAAAACTCATCGATACTTTTTGCACCATACAAGTGATACAAGGCTAACTCAACCCTGATGTACTAATGTGAAAAGGTGCGTAGATATATAATTCGTCAGTCTATTGATTTTGGTATGTTACTTGGCTAATGAGAGAAGGACCAGGCAAAAGGCCAACCAAATGAATGGATATTTGTGTTAATATCTAAGATTATACTCTTATTCTGCTGTTTGGCAGACCATTGTGTTGATAATCGACCCATTCTCTGCAAAACCTGAAAAGCTAATATGTGCATGAAATAGCAAGGTGTGAGTGGATGCCCTTTAGTATTAACTCCATGGATCGTCTACAGTTTCAGTGAAAGCCACTACAACTAGGAGTCTCTAGTGTTCTATTAAATCAATGGGATGAACTTGACATAGAAATGCAACTTGTTGCACAGATAGTCAGGAGAGGAACGAGTTGAGAGGGCTCTGTGGATTGGGAAAGAAGAATATTCAGAGTAATCAGAGTCAACAAAGTGGGAAAGACACTAGCTTTTACTGTTCTCAGAATTCCCCTCTCGTTAGTAGGGCTTTGTTCAACTAGTGAACCACTGAATCACCAGTAGTAGGTACTAGGTAGCTGTATTGCTAATCAGccttgttttatttttcttacttGTACAAGTAGAGTGGCTGATCGTGTTTAGTAGCAATTTTAACCAATTTTGAGCTGGATGTTGGCTAGGTAATACTAATATAATTGTGatgtataatttttctttatctttATCATGATAAATGAGCATGTACAAGGTTGGGTTGTCGGAAAGGACTTAAGGGCACGAATTTCTCCATTATCCTCCTAGTCCGTACAACTTTCAGTTCACTGTTTCTATGGAATTACTGGTTAAGAAAATAAAGCATGTTACGGTGAAACAGCCAACTACTAGTGGCAGgatgtttttcttttataactttgttttattaatattttttattattattattactttatgTTATCGGATGAGCTATAGTAATGATTCCATCCCTTTATTCGGCTCCTAATTTTATTAACTGAGCTTCATGTGTTAAATTTGTcgagtttttttaaatttggcCCATCACAATTTGTTGCCTATACAGGGCAAACATCTTAATAagggaaaagttttaaaaaaatatatatatcacgtACAGTTTTTTACTCCAGGTCTGTGACTGATAGCGTTCCATCAGTGTAGTACCTTGTGGTACTTCGAGATCTTGAGGTGAAGAATGGATGAGACCGACGTGAAAACTACCTTGAGATGAAGAATGGATGAGACCGACGTGAAAAATGGATGAGAACGCGTggtactatttttttaaataaattacaatttaatttttaaattatatctttaatttttaaattatatctttaatttttaaattatgttatatttaatgaattaatcttttaataaattaaaactgaATATGTAAATCTCTCTATCTTCATTTTATCTAAATGCACTCATTCATTTCTCTCCatttctttaaattaaaaattttaagacaTAGAATTTCCAAATTAAACAATCCATTCTGTTCCAAATCATGATCTCATTCTGTCCCAAATCATGATCCCTTTCTCTCCGGTTTCCTTTTTCTCTATTGCTACAAATTTATtcatctttcaaatctttttgttGCTAGTCGGATCTCCAAAATGCAATTGAGGTATTAACTTTGTTATTTcgattattttttcaattaggGAAACCTTGGCATTTATTTTGTTTGTTGTTTCCCTTTGATTTGTATTTCCTGGAGTTCTgtttgggattttttttttttttttacggtTTATGTTCTTCACAAGTTTGCGGATTCCGATTTCCTTGTAGCTTTACATTGATAGTTGATTGAATGCTGCAGCCTCTTTGCGCGGTCTGTTTTGGATCCTTTGGTACATTTTGCTGAGTCGgtgtttataattttatttagagtAAACACTATTGATTAATGACCATATAATTGATTCTGCTTTGTTTGGGTGCGAGGTAAATAGAAATTGAAATATCAGGTTTTAGATCCAATTCTATTCTGAACTTCTTTAGATACCGGATGTAGGGAAAGCAGGGGAAGGTTTAAGCAGGAAAAAAAGAGAGGCATATTTGAGAAATAAAAAGGTGTAATAACATTGTTTGGACCGAATTATTTCAAAGACTTATTAATAGTTAACTATCAAAACATGACAACGAGATAAAATGCAGACTGCAATTATACAAAAGAAGTTGATGTTACTTGGTAATTAAGTGGAATGAATAATGTGACAGTGTTACTCTAAATTCTCTTGGTGATTTGGATTGTAggtgataaatattttcctcttcctggtccatgatagatctggttttcttctgggtcctttcttgttgggctctctgatgggtctctccatgttctacctggtgaaaggatctgtaaaataagaaataatggtcaggggcctaccgggggtgccccggcagaggccctccgacgctcaagtcagattttatggctcagagtagtatatttaggcaagggttacagaaagaataaaaatggtgtccagtaaggagaaagaagaagaagagaacccACTTTTGCGTGGTCtttaccgtgatatatatatctgtctctctgccacaatgctagctgtcttctgccgctcagctccgtatgtacggatgtgtcaggcacctgctccatgcgtaacggccattaattctcctctgatacgcatgcggaaggacctaccagcggggcatcttggtcattttaccctttccgggctgggttgaatggtagggctgaagttgagcctggtgagggcctgattactgggccgagaggtttgggccggcttgattgaggggtctaggcggagtccggccctgtgactgagcgggctggacctgactctcgaggggaatattgaagccttcggatcatggactgttttcgtgggcctggcctttaggccggggtgaagaaatccagcagtcatcaattgcccctttatctcctcagcagttattccatgactgg is a window from the Manihot esculenta cultivar AM560-2 chromosome 16, M.esculenta_v8, whole genome shotgun sequence genome containing:
- the LOC110604121 gene encoding 3-oxoacyl-[acyl-carrier-protein] synthase II, chloroplastic isoform X1; this encodes MMGSASFSSPLCTWLVAACMSFTCDKDNWTSSHAFPSSPPGNGLSRSTRRRRALLSKYNNCSSAAATCSEFPPKCLSSVFCGSGFQGLMTSCLALEPCGHYYSSNGLFRSRNFNRKHRRLNRLHHSGEVVAVAMKSEKEVTTKEKPVRKQRRVVVTGMGVVTPLGHDPDVFYNNLLGGVSGITQIEAFDCAQFPTRIAGEIKSFSTDGWIAPKLSKRMDKFMLYMLTAGKKALADGGITEDIMDELDKTKCGVVIGSAMGGMKVLNDGIEALRISYKKMNPFCVPFATTNMGSAMLAMDLGWMGPNYSISTACATSNFCILNAANHIIRGEANIMLCGGSDAAIIPIGLGGFVACRALSQRNDDPMKASRPWDMNRDGFVMGEGAGVLLLEELEHAKKRGANIYVEFLGGSFTCDAYHMTEPHPDGVGVSLCIEKALIQSGVSKEDVNYINAHATSTPAGDLKEYEALMRCFGQKPDLRVNSTKSMTGHLLGAAGAVEAIAAIQAIRTGWIHPNINLENPDQGVVFFLLCFSELCFYDSLWTQKFWLVQRKRDWTSRLHCPTHLGLVAKTHRYFLHHTSDTRLTQP
- the LOC110604121 gene encoding 3-oxoacyl-[acyl-carrier-protein] synthase II, chloroplastic isoform X2 — its product is MMGSASFSSPLCTWLVAACMSFTCDKDNWTSSHAFPSSPPGNGLSRSTRRRRALLSKYNNCSSAAATCSEFPPKCLSSVFCGSGFQGLMTSCLALEPCGHYYSSNGLFRSRNFNRKHRRLNRLHHSGEVVAVAMKSEKEVTTKEKPVRKQRRVVVTGMGVVTPLGHDPDVFYNNLLGGVSGITQIEAFDCAQFPTRIAGEIKSFSTDGWIAPKLSKRMDKFMLYMLTAGKKALADGGITEDIMDELDKTKCGVVIGSAMGGMKVLNDGIEALRISYKKMNPFCVPFATTNMGSAMLAMDLGWMGPNYSISTACATSNFCILNAANHIIRGEANIMLCGGSDAAIIPIGLGGFVACRALSQRNDDPMKASRPWDMNRDGFVMGEGAGVLLLEELEHAKKRGANIYVEFLGGSFTCDAYHMTEPHPDGVGVSLCIEKALIQSGVSKEDVNYINAHATSTPAGDLKEYEALMRCFGQKPDLRVNSTKSMTGHLLGAAGAVEAIAAIQAIRTGWIHPNINLENPDQGVDTKVLVGPKKERLDIKVALSNSFGFGGQNSSILFAPYK